In Candidatus Methylomirabilota bacterium, the genomic window GGCCCGTCCGCACGGGAATGGTGTGGGGCGCCGTGAAGGAGCGCAGGTCGGCATCCATCAGCGGGCCTTCCACGATCCGCCCCGTCAAGGGATTGGGCCGATCGAGCACCATGACCTCGACGCCTCTGCGCGCCGCCTCCTCCATGATGTAGACCAGCGTCGTGAGATAGGTGTAGAAGCGCACGCCCACGTCCTGGATGTCGAAGACGATGACGTCGAGATCGCGGAGCATGGCCGGCGTGGGGCGGCGGTCGCTGCCGTAGAGGCTCCACACCGTCAACCCCGTGGTCGCATGCACGCTATTGGGCACCGTGGCATCCAGCGTGCCGTCCAGCCCGTGCTCGGGGGAAAAGAGCGCGCGCAGCTTGAAGACGCCGGCGGTCGCCATCAAGTCGACGCCACGCCGCCCCTGAGCATCCACGCCGGTCTGGTTGGTGGCGAGCCCCACGGACTTGCCAGCCAGCGGCCCCCAGCCCCCCGCCGCGAGTCGGTCCAGCCCGGTGCGCGTGTGCCCGGTCGGCGCCTCTCCCGTGGCCGCCTGGCCGGGCACGGGCGCGTCGAGGGCTGTGGTCACGGGCTCCCCATCCGGCACGAAGAGCTTGGCGCCGACCACGGCGTGGACACGGCGACGGAGCTCGATGGCTGAGCCCTTACCGGTCGGGTGCACCCGGTTCGAGAGAATGATCACGTAGGTCTTGCTTGGTGGATCCATCCAGATGGACGTGCCCGTAAACCCCGTGTGGCCGACCGAGCCCGTCGGGAAGAACGAGCCCAGGGGACGCGAGAAGCCCGAGGCCATGTCCCAGCCGAGGGCGCGCGTGGCTTCGCCCGCGGCGTTGGGGGCGAACATGGCCTGGACGGATGCGGCGGAAAGGACATGGCGTCCGGCCAGGGTGCCGCCATGGAGAAGCATGCGGCAGAAACGGCCGAGGTCGTCCACCGTGGAGAAGGCGCCCGCATGCCCGGCCACACCTTTGAGCAGGCGAGCGTTCGGATCGTGGACGACGCCGCGGAGCATGGTGCCATTGACCTGCTCGGTGGGCGCGATGCGCGGGCGCCAGGCCGCGGGCGGATCGAACGTGGTATCACGCATGCCGAGCGGCTGGAAGATGCGCTCGCGCGCGAAGCGATCGAGGGGCTTACCGCTCACGCGCCGGACGAGCTCGCCCAGCACGATGAAGCCGGTGTCGCTGTAGCGGAACGGCGTGGTGGGCGAGGGTTCCCAGGCCGTGGCGGCCAGGGCCGCCGCGACCTCGGGGAAACCCTTGGCCACGACATCGCCCGGCGGCACGTCGGGGAACCCGGCCGTGTGCGTGAGCACGCGACGCACGGTGAGCCAGGCGTAGCGGGGCCCCTTGAACTCTTTCAGGTAACGTCCGAGAGGGGCATCGAGATCGACCTTGCCCGCGTCCACGAGCGCCAGGACGGCGGGCGCGGTCACCACGGGCTTGGTCAGGGAAGCGATGTCGAAGATCGTGTCGGGCGTCATGGGCTCGGCGGCGGGGACGAGTGCGCGCGAGCCAAGGGCCTTGCGGTAGAGCACGCGATCGCCCTGGCCGATGAGGATGACGACGCCCGGGGCGTCACCGGCGGCAATCGTGTCACGTACGGCCCGATCGAGATCGGACCAGTCGAGGCTCTGAGGAGTCGCCACCGACGGCCAGAAGAGTACGACGAGCAAAGATACGCCGGCGCGGCGCCACATGGACACTATGATAACGGCCCCGGCGTGGCGTCCGAGGAGAAAATCGGACGGCCGCGTGCTACGATTCGTCCCTGATGCAACGCATATTCGTCACCGGCGCCACCGGCTTCGTGGGCCACGCGGTGGTACGCGCGCTCCTCCAGCACGGCTTTCTTGTTCGCTGCCTCGTCCGCCGAGGCTCGGAGTCTGAGCTGCGCGGATTCGAATCCATCGATCGGGTACCCGGGGACGTGCTCAAGCCCGAGGGTCTCGTCCACGCCGTGGAAGGATGCGCGGCCGTCATCCACCTCGTGGGCATCATCCGCGAGCACCGGGCGCGCGGGATCACCTTCGAGCGCCTCCATCCTCTGGCCACCGCCAACATGCTGGGCGTCGCCCACGAGGCCGGCGTCAAGCGCTACGTGCACATGAGCGCGCTCGGGACCCGGTCCGACGCCCGCTCACGCTATCACCAGACAAAGTGGGAGGCCGAGGAGGTCGTGCGCGCCAGCGCGCTCGAGTGGACCATGTTCCGCCCGTCGCTCATCTACGGCGCGGGCGATGAGTTCGTCTCGATGCTGGCGCGGCTCGTGCGGCGGGCCCCGGTGGTGCCCGTACTGGGCAGCGGGGAGACACGTTTTCAGCCGGTCGCCGTCGAGCATGTCGCCGAGGGTTTTGTCCGGGCCCTCCGGACTCCGGCATCCGTGGGCCAGGTCTACGAGGTGGCGGGGCCCCAGGCCTATCGATTCCTCGACATTCTCGATCTGGTCGGCGCCGCCGTGGGCCGCCGGCGGGTGCGCAAAGTCCACGTGCCGCTGGGGCTGGTGAGGGCGGCCACCCATACCCTCGGCTGGCTCCCATTCTTTCCCGTGACGACCGATCAGCTCATCATGCTCGACGAGGACAATGTCACGGAGCCCATGCGCTTCTACACCGATTTCGGCATTGCCCCCGAATCATTCGTGGTCGGGCTCTCGCGCATGTTTCCCCCGGCGTGAATGGACAATCCCTTTCACACCAAGGGGCTTCGCCACGGGTCGAATGATCCGCGCGGCCTCCTCGAGCGCATCGACGCGCAGCTCGGTGAACGCATCGAGGAAGCCGTCGAGATGGCGGCCCTGGAGCTGCTGGTCGAGCTGCGCAAGCGGCATCATCGGCCGGCGCCCGCCAGCGACAGTCAGGCCGACCGCGATGAGTTCCACGCTTTGACGGGAGACCTGCTCGGCTATCTCCGCGAGGCCTTCGCCACGGAAGTGACCGCCGAGCGCCGCGCCGCCCTGGCGGAGGCGGAGACCTCAGGAAGCGGCGAGCGCGAGCGCGCCCTGCGGGATCAGACCTTCCTCGCCAAACAGCTGCCCGACTACTGGCAGCGCTTCGAGGTCCATCGCGCGGCTCACGCGGAGGCGCGCCTCTCGGCGCCCCCACCACAGCCAGGCTTCCTCAAGCGACTGTTCGGAAGCTAGGCAGCCCGCAAAGTCCCCGACGGCGTTTCGTCCAGCTCGAGCTGAGCGAGAGCCCAGAGATCCTCGCAGGCGCCGAGGGCGCCCTGCCATTCCTCATAGTGGGCGAGCAATGTCCGACGGGCGGCCGTCAGCCTCGCCTCGGCCGCGTCTAATCGCTCGCGCACTTCCGGCAAGTGCCGGGCGGATGCCGTCGCCACACCCGTCCGGGTCGAGGCCCCTAGCCTGTCCAGCAGGCGATTCATCTCGTCTTGGAGCAAACGGTCTAGCGGATTCATGTCATGTCCTCCGTCCCCGATCCCATTTTAGGACGGGCTCCTATACTAAACATCTGAGGAGTATCCTGTCAAGCTCTCGATGCCGCCGCGGAGCATCCTCAAAGCTGTCCCCGGGGTCACTGGGCACTTGACAGACCCAACAGCTGTTGTATGCTGCAACACATGTTGCAGCCATGGTTGCTTCTCCTCCTGAGCCTGCCACCCCAGCCCTCGAGCCTCCGCGTGCGCACCTGGCGCAAGCTTCGCGCCCTCGGGGCCGTCGCCCTCAAGAGCGGCGCGTACCTCCTGCCCTTCTCGCCGGATCGCTACGAGCAGTTTCAGTGGCTCGCGCAGGAGGTTCAAAAGGACAGGGGCGAGGCGACCCTTCTCAAGGTGGACCGAGTAGAGAACGTGAAGGAGGCCGATGTGATCCGCCTCTTCCAGGAAGCGAGAAATGCCGAGTATGCCGCGCTCACCGACCGGTACCGCAAGCTCAGCTCGGCCAAGCGGCCCCGCGCGGCCGAGGACCTGGCGCGGCTCGCCCGCGAGATGGACAGGCTGGGCGAGATCGACTTCTTCGAGGCGCCCGGGCGACAGCAGACCCTCCGAGCCCGCGAGGCGGCCGAGCGCCGTCTGGCCGGACCCGTCAAGCCGGGCCCTCGCCCCGCCGGACGGCTCGACGTCGAGGCGCTGAAGAATCGGCGCTGGGCGACCCGCCCGCGGCCGCACGTGGATCGGATAGCCTCGGCCTGGCTCATCAAGCGCTTTCTCGATCCGGCCGCGGAGTTCGTCTTCGCGGCGCCCGACGAGCTGCCGGCCGATGCCATTCCCTTCGACATGGCGGGGGTCGAGCTCGGCCACCACGGCGATCACTGCACCTTCGAGACCCTCCTGCACCGTTCGGGGCTACGGGACCGCCGCCTCTTCGCGATCGCGGAGATCGTCCACGAGGCCGATCTCCGCGACGGCAAGTTCCAGCGCGACGAAGCGCGCGGCCTCGATCTCGTGCTGCGCGGGCTCCTGGCCGCCATCAAGGACGACCAGGAGGCGCTGGCCCAGGGACTGGTCTTGTTCGATGGCCTCTATTCGACGATTGGAGAACGCCGATGACCGAGACGCGAACCACCTGGGCCTTTGTGGGCAACTTCCTCGATCTGGGCAGTCTCGACTCTGGCGGGCTCACGGCGCTCATGGTGACGGGCCTCGTGCTCCTCGCCGCGGGAATCGTGGCTGCTCAGCCGGCCGGGAGCTGGCTCTTCGGGGCAACGGGACGGGGCACGGCTCAGTGGACTGAAGCGGGGGCGGCCCTGACGTATCGAGGCGGCGCGGCGTATGGCTGGGCCGTGCTTCCCGCCACCTCCCTCCGGGACGGATTCGTGCAGGTTCGTTTCAAGCCGGTCGCCGGCCGAGAGGACCAGGCGGGAGGCGTGGTGTGGCGCTGGCGCGATGCCGACAACTACTCCGTCGCTCGCGCCAATGCCCTGGAAGACAACGTGGTCGCCTACAAGGTCGTGGGCGGGCGCCGCACCGCCCTCGCCCCCGGGGGGACGCCGGCCGGCACGTACGGCGTCAAGACCAAGGTGGCGAGCGGCGCCTGGCACACGCTGCGCGCCGACTTCTCCGGCTCCGAGTTCACGGTGACCTTCGATGGCCAGCGGCTCTTCGCCGTTCGAGATGACACTTTCGCGGAGGCGGGCAAGGTCGGCGTCTGGTCCAAGGCCGACAGCGTGACAGGGTTCGAACGCCCTCAACATGGAGAGAAATCATGAGCGATCATCCCCACATCCTGTTCGTCTGTCTTCACGGCGCGGCCAAGAGCGTGCTGGCCGCGGCCGACTGCGAGCGCCTCGCCGCCTCGCGAGGGCTCCGCGTGACCGCCGACTTCGCGGGCACGGAGCCCGATGCCGACATTGCCCCCAAGGTCGCCGCCGCGCTTGCCGTCGACGGCGTCGACCTCGGCGGCAAGAAACCGCGTCTGGTCACGCGCGAGGATGTCGCCCGCGCGGACCGCGTGGTGGCCTTTGGCTGCGACCTCGGCGCCGCCCTCCCCGCCGGCGTCGCCATCGATCAGTGGGCGGATGTGCCCGCGGTGAGTGACGGCCTGCCCGCCGCCCGGGCCGCGATCCACGCGCATCTCGAGCGGCTGCTCGAGGAATGGGGGCGGCCACGAAGGGGGTGACCCGCGCCGAGGCCCGCGTGGACCGCATCGCCTGTTCCTGGCTCATCAAGCGCTTCATCGACCGAGACGCGGAATTCCCCTATGGCCAGGGTCGGCTCCCGCGTGGGGCATAACGCGCGACTTGTCTTCATCGCCAAGTCCGCCCGGACCTTCTGCTATGGGGCCCTAGGCATCCTCCTGCCCGTCTACCTGACCGAGCTGGGCTTCGACGCCAGGCAGCTCGGCATCGCGGTCACCCTCACCCTGCTCGCCAGCACGGCCATGACCTTCACGGTGCGCTGGCCGGCCGAGCGCTGGGGGCCGCGCGCCACCCTCATGGCCCAGTCCGCGCTCATCGTGGGGTCGGCCATCGTCTTTCTGCTCACGCGGCAGCCCTGGGTGGTGGTAGCGGCGGCCATGGCCGGGAACGTCGCCGTGAGCACGGGCGAGACCGGGCCTTTCCTCTCGCTCGAGCAGGTCATCGTCACTCGGGACGCGGCTCGCGAGCGCCTCAACACCACGCTGAGCTATTACAACCTGACGGGCTATGCGGCGGCCGGCCTGGGAGCCGCCGCCGTCACGCAGCTCGGGGCGTCGCACCGGCCGCTCTTTGCCTTGTTCCTCCTGAGCGGACTCACCCAGCTTGTGGCCTATGGGCTCATGCGGCGTGAGCCCTCACGCCACGCCGCCACCCGGCAGGCCGCGGGAACGCCCTCGCGCCCCCTCGTCCGGCGCCTGGCCGTCATCTTCGCCCTCGACTCCTTCGCGGGCGGCTTCGTCGTCCAGAGCCTCCTCGCCTACTGGTTCTACACACGCTTCGGCCTCGGGCTCGATGCCCTCGGCTGGATCTTCTTCGGCGTGCAGATCCTCTCCGGATTGTCGCTGCTGCTGGCCGCCCGCGTGGCGCCGAAGCTCGGGCTGGTGAACACCATGGTCTTCTCTCACCTGATCTCGAACGTGTTCCTCATCGGCGTGGCCCTCTCTCCCGTGGCCTGGCTCGCCGTCACCTTCCTGCTCGCCCGTCACCTCCTCTCTCAGATGGACGTGCCGACGCGCCAGACCTTTCTCATGCTGGCCGTGCGCGACCATGAGCGTGAGCATGCGGCGTCCATCACCAATATGAGTCGGACGCTGGCGCAGTCGGTGAGCCCCGCCCTCACGGGGCTCGTGATGCAGGGCGTCTGGCTGACCGCGCCTTTCTTCCTCGGCGGAGGTCTCAAGATCGTCTACGATCTCTGGCTCTACGCCACCATCCGCCACGTGAAGACCTCGTAGGGCGCTTCTCGGTACCGCGGCGCCGTAACCCCGGGGCGCGCATAGTATGATCGATAGACATGAAAGCCATGATCGCGACGCAGTGGGGTGAGCCATCCGAGATGCAGTACGCCGAGGTCCCGGACCCGATGCCGGGCCCCGGCCAGGTATTGATCGACGTCAAGGCCATCGGCTGCAACTTCCCCGACATCCTGATCGTCCAGGGCAAGTATCAGATGAAGCCTCCCCTGCCCTTCAGCCCGGGGCACGAGGTCGCCGGCATCGTCCTCGCCGTGGGCGCGGGGGTGACGCGAGTCCATCCAGGTCAGCGGGTCTTCGCCATGATCGATCTGGGCGCGTACGCTGAGCGCGCCGTCTCGGACGACGCGCGGGTCTTCGCCATCCCCGACGGGATGACCTTCGAGGAAGCTGCGGCGTTCGCCCTCGTGAACCAGACGTCGTATTCCGCCCTCGTTCACCGAGCCCAGGTGCAATCCGGTGAATGGCTGCTCGTCCACGCCGCGGCGGGCGGGGTCGGGCTCGCCGCCGTCCAGATCGGCAAGGCGCTCGGGGCGCGCGTAATTGCCACGGCGAGCACGGTCGCCAAGCTCGAGATCGCGAGGCAGTCCGGCGCCGACCTCCTCATCAACTACCAGAGCGAGGATTGGGTCGAGCGGGTGAAGCACGTGACGGACGGGCACGGCGCCGACGTGATCTACGACCCCGTGGGCGGGGACGTCTTCGATGGCTCGAGCAAGTGCATCGCCTTCGAGGGCCGGCTGCTCGTGGTGGGCTTTGCGGGCGGCCGCATCCCGTCCATCGCCGCCAACCGCATTCTCCTCAAGAACATGTCGGTGGTCGGCGTGCACTGGGGCATGTACCAGGGCCTCGGATCGCCGCGGGTCGACGAGTGGATGAGCGCGCTGTTCGCGATGTACGGGAAGGGACAGGTCTGGCCCGTCATCTACAAGACGTATCGTCTCGCCGAGGCGGCCACGGCCCTCCAGGCTATCGCCTCGCGGGCGAGCTACGGCAAGGTCGTGTTGATTCCCTGACGGGGAAGGTAGAGAGACCACTCCCTCTCCCCCGTCGAGGGGGAGAGGGCTGCCGCGCCCTACTTGCCGGTGACGGCCTTGACGGCTTCCTGGGTGACCGCGACCATCCGGTCGAGCTGCTCCTCGGTGATGACGAGGGCCGGCGAGTAGAAGATATTCTCCATACGCGCCCGGGTGATCACGCCGCGCTTGCTCATCTCCTGCATGATCCGCGCCCCGATCTTCTTGTCCGCGTCGAACGGCTTCTTGGTCGCCTTGTCCTCGACGAGCTCGACGGCGGCGATCAGGCCCTTGCCCGAACGGATATCACCCACGTTCGGGTGACCATCGAAGGCCGCGTGCAGCGCCTTGTGCAGGCGCGTGCCCAGGGTGGCCGAGCGCTCCCACAGCCGCTCGCGCTCCATGATCTCGACGTTCTTCAGGCCCACCGCGCAGCAGGTGGGATGCCCGGAATACGTGTACGCGTGCATCCACTTGTCTTCGGGCTTGACGGAGTCCATGGCCTCCTTGATGTCCCTGGAGACCATGATGCCGCCCAGGGGCAGATAGCCCGAGGACACGCCCTTGGCGAAGGACATGATGTCGGGCAGCACGTTCCAGTGCGTCATGGCGAACCAGTGGCCCGTCCGGCAAAAGCCCGTGATGACCTCGTCCGCGATGAAGAGCACCTGATGCTTGTCGCAGACCTTGCGCACGAGCGGGAAGTAGTCGTCGCTCGGGTAGATCACGCCGCCCCCGCCGTGGATGGGCTCGGCGATGAAGGCGGCCACGGTCTCGGGGCCTTCGCTCACAATGGCCTCCTCGAGGAGGCGGGAGGCGGTCTGTCCGGGCGTCTCGCCAGGCTTGGCGCCCTCCTGACGGTACGGGTAGCAGGTGGGGATGTGCACGAAGTTCGGCACGCGCGGCTCGAACATCTTCCAGTACGGGGCCATGCCCGTGGCACTCATGGCCTGCAGCGTCACGCCGTGATACGCATTGACGCGCGCGATGATCTTGACCTTGTCGGGCTTGCCCTTGGCCTTCCAGTAGAAGCGCGCCGTCTTGAAGGCGGACTCGTTGGACTCCGCGCCCCCGCACGTGAAGAAGACCCCCTGCATGTTCTTGTAGGAGAGCGAGATGAGCTTTTCCGCCAGCTCGACGGCCGGGATGTTCGACGACCCCGCGTACGCCGAGAAATAAGCGAGCTCGCCCATCTGCGCCGCCGCGGCCTTGGCCAGCTCCTCGCGCCCGTGGCCGACATTCGTGTTCCAGAGCCCGGCCAGGCCGTCGATGTATTCCCGGCCCTGGATATCCGTGATCATGGCTCCGCGGCCCTTGACGTAGACCATGGGCTCCAGGTGATCGCTGGGATGGTGCAGCGGGTGGATCAGGTGGTCCTGGTCGGACTTGATCAGCTCTGCGGCCTGCACCGGCATCGGTTGCCTCCTCGAGTGGCTCAGCGGTGATGGATGGACCGAGCGGGCGCATGCGCCCGATAGTCACCACCGGGAATCGGAGTGGCCCGGTCGAGCGGTCCGACGTACCAGTACATGCACGCCCGGACCGGCCCGCCGGGAGCCCTCTCTATCCCGGCCTCCTCGCGATGATACTGGCTCCCCTCGGCGGAGTCCAGCACCCTCCAGAAGGCCGGATCGAGGAGTCGATAGATCTCGCCGCGAATCTTTCCTGTCGCGCACTTGAGCGCGGCGGGGTAGCGGCCGAGGTCGAAGAGAAGCCCCGGTGTCGCGGCCTTCCCCAGGTACTCGGCCCGGCCTTCGAGCAGAGGGTGGAGCGGGAAGCCGCGCATGAGAGTGCCGTAGACGAAGAGGAGATGGTCACCGCCCACGGAGCACGGCCTCGAATTCCCGGAGGGCCCGAGCGTAGCGCTCGCCGGCCACCCACATGAAGTCATTGTGATGCGCGCCGGGCACGATCAGGAGACGCTTCGGCTCCAGCGCCGCCTGAAAGAGGCGCTGCCCGTGCCAGAGGGGCACGATCTCGTCGGCTTCACCGTGCATGATCAGCACGGGGCACCGCACATGCCCGATCTTGTCGATGTTCCTGAACTTGTCGAACGGAAAGACGGGCAGGCTGGTCATCACCCGAAACGCCGTGACGAATCCCGACTCCACGATGAGTCCGCCCAGTTGACGACGCGAAGCGAGATCCACCGCCGCTCCCACCCCCACCGAGCGGCCATAGGCGATGATGCGATCCGGCGCGACGGCCAGTTCCCGGGTGAGGTGCTGATAGGCGGCCTCGATGTCACCATAGGCATGCCGCTCGGACGGTCTTCCCTCGCTCGTGCCATAGCCGCGATAGTCATAGACAAGTACCGCGAAGCCGAGCTGTCTCAAGACGGGCACGATGGACCGGACCACCCCCAAGTCCTCGGCGTTCCCGTGGCTGTAGAGGAGCGTGTAGCGGGCCTCGGGATTCGCCGCGTACAGTGCGGCGATGCGCGGGCCATCGGCGGTGGGAATCTTCACGATCTCCGCGGTGTCGCGATAGGTGGGCGGCGGAGGCAGGAAGATCATGCGGTCCGCATAGAGCCAGGCCAGGACCCCGATGGCCGCATAGACGAACGCGATCGAGAGCAGGACGCGGAAGAGCGATAGCTCGGGGATCAGCAGGCGCCGGATCCCCGTCCGACTGAGCATCCGGGGTTAAGGCCGGTGAGCCTCGTCGACCTTCGTCGGCTCCTCACGGGAGCAGGCGGCCGGCCCGCTTCAGCTGGTCTTGATGCCGAAGCGCGGAAGCACCCAGCGCGCCACGACGATCCATGCGGCGGCCGCGACCACCACGGCGACGAGCATCCAGATCGTGTCCATACTAGCCCTCCTTGCCGTCCGGCGCCGCCTGAAGCACCGCTTTCAAGAACTCGGGCTCGGGATAGGCGCCCTCGAACTCGACGCGGTCATTGATGACAACCTTGGGCACGGCCATGACGTGATAGCGCTGCGAAATATCAGGGAACTCATTGGCCTCGATGCACTCCGCGCGAACCCTGTCCGACGCGATCGCCATGTGCTGCGCCAGGCGCACGGCCCGGGGACAATGCGGTCAGGTCGGCGTCGCGAAGACCTTGATGCGGACGTCCCCGGTCAGCCCGGCCAGGGCCTGCTTGGTCTCCTCCGAGAGCTGCGCCTCACCGCGGGAGACGGCGACGATGGAGTCGATGAGATTGGAGAACTCGTAGCCGGCGGGAATGCCGAGGAAACGGATACCGTAGTCCTTGGCGCCCTCCACGGCCACCGCGGGGGTGACCGACACGTCATAGGCGGCCGTCTCGTCGCGCTCGATGTGAGGGTTGAGCACCTTGACGGAGATCTGATCGGAGAGGGCGGCCACTTCCTTGATGAGGGCGACCGTCTCGGCATTGGTTTCCGGGCCGAGCTCGGAGGCGAAGACGGTGAGCCTGACCGGGCCCGTCAGCTTCTCGAACTCGCGCTTGACCGCCTGCTCGTCCTGCGCCGTCAGGAACCCCATGGCGTCAGTATACTCGGAAACTCGAAGGGGGGCTTTGCCCCCCTTCACTATCGGTGCCCCGAAGGCTTACCCCGCACGATCTCGAGCATTTCTCGATATCCGGCGGGATCGATGCGGGCGTCGATGAGCGTGGGGCCGGCGGTCGCCAGCGAGGCCGCGAGGGCGGCGGCGAAGCCGGGCTCGTCCGTGACTGTCCGCGCGGGCATGCCGAAGGCGCGGGCGAGCTCGGCCGGGTCTGGTCCCGCGTAACGCATCGAGATGCCCTCGTAACCCTTCTGCTCCTGCTTGATGGCAATCAGGGACAGGGCGGCGTCATTGAAGACGATCACAGTGATGGGGAGCTGGAGCCGGGCCGCCGTCTCCAGCTCGGCCGCCACCATCATGAAGCCGCCGTCGCCCGTCAAGCAGAGCACGCGCCGCTCGGGACACGCGAGCTGGGCGGCAATGGCTGCGGGCAGCGCGAAGCCCATGGTGGCGAGGCCATTGGAGATCAGGAACTCGCCCGGCTCCACGGCGTGCCAGTACTCGGCGGCGGGAAACATGTGGGCGCCCGCGTCCACCGTGGCGATGGTCCCGGCCGGGGTCATCTCGCGCGCGACCTGACAGATCCGATGCGGGGCCAGGCCGGGCACCCTGATCTCCAGAGCGCGCTGTCGCTCGCGCCGCAGCCGCTCGATCTCCACCACGTCCCAGTCGGCGTGGTGCTGCTGGAGCCGCGGCGCGAGCTCTTCCAGGATGGCGCCGAGCTCGCCGACGACCTCGTGGGCGGACGTGAAGTAGCCCCGGCTCGGCGCCCGGACGAGGCTCAGCACCGGCGCCGTATAGCTCCAGCGCCGGGGAATGAGCTCGACGGCATCGAGGCCGAAGGTGATGATGAGGTCGGCGCGGCCGACCACAGGCTCTTCGAGAACCCCGTTCGTGAAGACGCCGAGAGCAAGGGGATGTGGACCAGGAACGGCGCCCTTGGCCTTGTACGTCGTCAGCACGGGCGCGGGTAGGGCCTCCACGAAGGCCCGCAGCCACTTGCTGTCCTCTCCCCGGCACTGGAGGCCCGCGAGAACGACGGGCCGCTTGGCTCGCCTGATCATGTCCGCCGCGTGGTCGAGATCGGCCACGCTGGCCGGTGACGGGGCGCCGGGCGTCGGTCCGGAGGCCGTCTGCGTCGAAGGCTGGCTCGCGATGTCGGCGGGCAGATCGAGATGCACCGGTCCGCGCGGCTCTGCGAGCGCCAGCTGCGCCGCGCGAGCGACCTGATCCCCCGCCGACCCCGCCGTCACCGTGAAACTGTCCTTCACGGTGGCGCCAAGGAGTGCCGAATGGTCCAAGGATTGGTGAGTGGCGAAGGCGAGCACTCCCGCCGGGTGCCGGTCGGATAGATAGATGAGCGGGCTCCGGTCGAGGAAGGCGTGGGCTAGCCCATGGGCGCTTGCCGTCACTCCCGGGCCCAGTGTCGAGAGGACAGCGCCCGGGATGCCCGTGAGCTCGCCCGTGACCGCGGCCATGATGCAGGCCGCTGATTCCTGGTGACACAGGATGAAAGGCAAGTCCTGCGCGCGAGCGGCCTCGAGCAGCTCGAGATTGGAGCCGCCGCCGGGTACCCCGAAGAGACGCGGCACGCCAGCCT contains:
- a CDS encoding exo-beta-N-acetylmuramidase NamZ domain-containing protein, yielding MWRRAGVSLLVVLFWPSVATPQSLDWSDLDRAVRDTIAAGDAPGVVILIGQGDRVLYRKALGSRALVPAAEPMTPDTIFDIASLTKPVVTAPAVLALVDAGKVDLDAPLGRYLKEFKGPRYAWLTVRRVLTHTAGFPDVPPGDVVAKGFPEVAAALAATAWEPSPTTPFRYSDTGFIVLGELVRRVSGKPLDRFARERIFQPLGMRDTTFDPPAAWRPRIAPTEQVNGTMLRGVVHDPNARLLKGVAGHAGAFSTVDDLGRFCRMLLHGGTLAGRHVLSAASVQAMFAPNAAGEATRALGWDMASGFSRPLGSFFPTGSVGHTGFTGTSIWMDPPSKTYVIILSNRVHPTGKGSAIELRRRVHAVVGAKLFVPDGEPVTTALDAPVPGQAATGEAPTGHTRTGLDRLAAGGWGPLAGKSVGLATNQTGVDAQGRRGVDLMATAGVFKLRALFSPEHGLDGTLDATVPNSVHATTGLTVWSLYGSDRRPTPAMLRDLDVIVFDIQDVGVRFYTYLTTLVYIMEEAARRGVEVMVLDRPNPLTGRIVEGPLMDADLRSFTAPHTIPVRTGLTMGEFAKMVAAERKIPVKLTVVEMEGWERSMWFDQTGLPWVNPSPNIRSPLEALLYSGVGLLEATNLSVGRGTDTPFEVVGAPWISNPAGLADALNSLGLAGVLFQPVNFQPSASVYAGQMVGGVRLVVTDREAIRPVSVGLALGRLLLDRYPAQFRPAAIQNLLVNRSTMWSFLRGDSLARLQKWAEADRASFLQRRASYLIYK
- a CDS encoding complex I NDUFA9 subunit family protein gives rise to the protein MQRIFVTGATGFVGHAVVRALLQHGFLVRCLVRRGSESELRGFESIDRVPGDVLKPEGLVHAVEGCAAVIHLVGIIREHRARGITFERLHPLATANMLGVAHEAGVKRYVHMSALGTRSDARSRYHQTKWEAEEVVRASALEWTMFRPSLIYGAGDEFVSMLARLVRRAPVVPVLGSGETRFQPVAVEHVAEGFVRALRTPASVGQVYEVAGPQAYRFLDILDLVGAAVGRRRVRKVHVPLGLVRAATHTLGWLPFFPVTTDQLIMLDEDNVTEPMRFYTDFGIAPESFVVGLSRMFPPA
- a CDS encoding chromate resistance protein ChrB domain-containing protein, with protein sequence MLQPWLLLLLSLPPQPSSLRVRTWRKLRALGAVALKSGAYLLPFSPDRYEQFQWLAQEVQKDRGEATLLKVDRVENVKEADVIRLFQEARNAEYAALTDRYRKLSSAKRPRAAEDLARLAREMDRLGEIDFFEAPGRQQTLRAREAAERRLAGPVKPGPRPAGRLDVEALKNRRWATRPRPHVDRIASAWLIKRFLDPAAEFVFAAPDELPADAIPFDMAGVELGHHGDHCTFETLLHRSGLRDRRLFAIAEIVHEADLRDGKFQRDEARGLDLVLRGLLAAIKDDQEALAQGLVLFDGLYSTIGERR
- a CDS encoding chromate resistance protein ChrB domain-containing protein yields the protein MGAATKGVTRAEARVDRIACSWLIKRFIDRDAEFPYGQGRLPRGA
- a CDS encoding MFS transporter, whose translation is MARVGSRVGHNARLVFIAKSARTFCYGALGILLPVYLTELGFDARQLGIAVTLTLLASTAMTFTVRWPAERWGPRATLMAQSALIVGSAIVFLLTRQPWVVVAAAMAGNVAVSTGETGPFLSLEQVIVTRDAARERLNTTLSYYNLTGYAAAGLGAAAVTQLGASHRPLFALFLLSGLTQLVAYGLMRREPSRHAATRQAAGTPSRPLVRRLAVIFALDSFAGGFVVQSLLAYWFYTRFGLGLDALGWIFFGVQILSGLSLLLAARVAPKLGLVNTMVFSHLISNVFLIGVALSPVAWLAVTFLLARHLLSQMDVPTRQTFLMLAVRDHEREHAASITNMSRTLAQSVSPALTGLVMQGVWLTAPFFLGGGLKIVYDLWLYATIRHVKTS
- a CDS encoding NADPH:quinone oxidoreductase family protein translates to MKAMIATQWGEPSEMQYAEVPDPMPGPGQVLIDVKAIGCNFPDILIVQGKYQMKPPLPFSPGHEVAGIVLAVGAGVTRVHPGQRVFAMIDLGAYAERAVSDDARVFAIPDGMTFEEAAAFALVNQTSYSALVHRAQVQSGEWLLVHAAAGGVGLAAVQIGKALGARVIATASTVAKLEIARQSGADLLINYQSEDWVERVKHVTDGHGADVIYDPVGGDVFDGSSKCIAFEGRLLVVGFAGGRIPSIAANRILLKNMSVVGVHWGMYQGLGSPRVDEWMSALFAMYGKGQVWPVIYKTYRLAEAATALQAIASRASYGKVVLIP
- a CDS encoding aspartate aminotransferase family protein; the encoded protein is MPVQAAELIKSDQDHLIHPLHHPSDHLEPMVYVKGRGAMITDIQGREYIDGLAGLWNTNVGHGREELAKAAAAQMGELAYFSAYAGSSNIPAVELAEKLISLSYKNMQGVFFTCGGAESNESAFKTARFYWKAKGKPDKVKIIARVNAYHGVTLQAMSATGMAPYWKMFEPRVPNFVHIPTCYPYRQEGAKPGETPGQTASRLLEEAIVSEGPETVAAFIAEPIHGGGGVIYPSDDYFPLVRKVCDKHQVLFIADEVITGFCRTGHWFAMTHWNVLPDIMSFAKGVSSGYLPLGGIMVSRDIKEAMDSVKPEDKWMHAYTYSGHPTCCAVGLKNVEIMERERLWERSATLGTRLHKALHAAFDGHPNVGDIRSGKGLIAAVELVEDKATKKPFDADKKIGARIMQEMSKRGVITRARMENIFYSPALVITEEQLDRMVAVTQEAVKAVTGK